The following proteins are encoded in a genomic region of Sphaeramia orbicularis unplaced genomic scaffold, fSphaOr1.1, whole genome shotgun sequence:
- the LOC115416828 gene encoding vascular endothelial growth factor C-like isoform X1, which produces MWTSAAFLWTCSLLCWSLALALALDLDLDQDQDQDQDQDYPDYYHMDSKVAQVAQDQPSVDSVTSVDQLVQLLYPEYGVLQYCLRRKALDTPPASATPPVHAAHEDLWGGWPREEALYKVDGTLAIILQEIQRTSCQPREVCVEVSKEYPESTSHFYLPRCVALHRCGGCCNNEAFYCTNTSHTLVNKTLMELAPPRMDRTVVMVTFVNHTSCECQSKRPLHTIIRRAAATHELCPAPDAPCTSGSLWDAVNCVCVSMETTKASDRDAEVLDLGLLALCGPHRVLEESTCECVCRNGLTEASCDPGWKLDQHTCECQCEGHREGRWCPPGQRWEEELCGCVCDAHCPGNQPLNPDTCLCQCRESPQSCLRQGKRFNPSTCSCYRLPCRRPRRLCLSGFYYSTHVCQCIPNYMRPEWN; this is translated from the exons ATGTGGACTTCAGCTGCTTTCCTGTGGACCTGTTCCCTCCTCTGTTGGtccctggctctggctctggctctggatctggatctggatcaggatcaggatcaggatcaggatcaggactACCCAGACTACTACCACATGGACTCTAAG GTGGCCCAGGTGGCCCAGGACCAGCCCAGTGTGGactctgtgaccagtgtggaccaGTTAGTCCAGCTTCTCTATCCTGAATACGGCGTCCTCCAATACTGTCTGAGGAGGAAGGCCTTAGACACGCCCCCGGCTTCAGCCACGCCCCCGGTCCACGCCGCCCATGAAGACCTGTGGGGGGGTTGGCCCAGGGAGGAGGCGCTCTACAAAGTGGACGGGACTTTGGCGA TTATTCTCCAGGAGATCCAGAGGACGTCCTGTCAGCCCAGGGAAGTGTGTGTGGAGGTGTCCAAAGAATACCCAGAATCCACTAGTCACTTCTACCTGCCTCGCTGCGTGGCGCTGCATCGATGCGGCGGATGCTGCAACAACGAAGCTTTTTACTGCACGAACACAAGTCACACCCTGGTCAACAAGACG CTCATGGAACTGGCCCCACCCAGGATGGACCGGACCGTTGTCATGGTAACCTTCGTCAACCACACCTCCTGCGAATGCCAGTCCAAGCGGCCGCTCCATACCATAATACGGCGAGCGGCAGCGACACATGAGCT GTGTCCCGCCCCTGATGCTCCCTGCACCTCTGGATCATTATGGGATGCagtcaactgtgtgtgtgtttctatggaAACCACAAAGGCCTCGGACAGAGACGCTG AGGTTCTGGACCTGGGTCTTCTGGCTCTATGTGGACCACACCGGGTCTTAGAAGAATCCACATGTGAGTGCGTTTGTCGGAACGGACTGACGGAGGCCAGCTGTGACCCGGGATGGAAACTGGACCAGCACACTT GTGAATGCCAGTGCGAGGGTCACCGGGAGGGGAGGTGGTGTCCTCCAGGCCAGAGGTGGGAGGAGGAGCTGTGTGGGTGCGTGTGCGACGCCCACTGCCCCGGGAATCAACCCCTCAACCCTGACACCTGCCTGTGTCAGTGCAGAGAGAGTCCACAGTCCTGTTTGCGGCAGGGCAAGAGGTTCAACCCCAGCACCTGCAG ttgctaTCGGTTGCCGTGCAGGAGGCCCAGGCGTCTGTGCCTCTCTGGTTTCTACTACAGTACTCATGTGTGCCAGTGCATCCCCAACTACATGAGACCTGAGTGGAATTGA
- the LOC115416828 gene encoding vascular endothelial growth factor C-like isoform X2: MDNQVAQVAQDQPSVDSVTSVDQLVQLLYPEYGVLQYCLRRKALDTPPASATPPVHAAHEDLWGGWPREEALYKVDGTLAIILQEIQRTSCQPREVCVEVSKEYPESTSHFYLPRCVALHRCGGCCNNEAFYCTNTSHTLVNKTLMELAPPRMDRTVVMVTFVNHTSCECQSKRPLHTIIRRAAATHELCPAPDAPCTSGSLWDAVNCVCVSMETTKASDRDAEVLDLGLLALCGPHRVLEESTCECVCRNGLTEASCDPGWKLDQHTCECQCEGHREGRWCPPGQRWEEELCGCVCDAHCPGNQPLNPDTCLCQCRESPQSCLRQGKRFNPSTCSCYRLPCRRPRRLCLSGFYYSTHVCQCIPNYMRPEWN; this comes from the exons ATGGACAACCAG GTGGCCCAGGTGGCCCAGGACCAGCCCAGTGTGGactctgtgaccagtgtggaccaGTTAGTCCAGCTTCTCTATCCTGAATACGGCGTCCTCCAATACTGTCTGAGGAGGAAGGCCTTAGACACGCCCCCGGCTTCAGCCACGCCCCCGGTCCACGCCGCCCATGAAGACCTGTGGGGGGGTTGGCCCAGGGAGGAGGCGCTCTACAAAGTGGACGGGACTTTGGCGA TTATTCTCCAGGAGATCCAGAGGACGTCCTGTCAGCCCAGGGAAGTGTGTGTGGAGGTGTCCAAAGAATACCCAGAATCCACTAGTCACTTCTACCTGCCTCGCTGCGTGGCGCTGCATCGATGCGGCGGATGCTGCAACAACGAAGCTTTTTACTGCACGAACACAAGTCACACCCTGGTCAACAAGACG CTCATGGAACTGGCCCCACCCAGGATGGACCGGACCGTTGTCATGGTAACCTTCGTCAACCACACCTCCTGCGAATGCCAGTCCAAGCGGCCGCTCCATACCATAATACGGCGAGCGGCAGCGACACATGAGCT GTGTCCCGCCCCTGATGCTCCCTGCACCTCTGGATCATTATGGGATGCagtcaactgtgtgtgtgtttctatggaAACCACAAAGGCCTCGGACAGAGACGCTG AGGTTCTGGACCTGGGTCTTCTGGCTCTATGTGGACCACACCGGGTCTTAGAAGAATCCACATGTGAGTGCGTTTGTCGGAACGGACTGACGGAGGCCAGCTGTGACCCGGGATGGAAACTGGACCAGCACACTT GTGAATGCCAGTGCGAGGGTCACCGGGAGGGGAGGTGGTGTCCTCCAGGCCAGAGGTGGGAGGAGGAGCTGTGTGGGTGCGTGTGCGACGCCCACTGCCCCGGGAATCAACCCCTCAACCCTGACACCTGCCTGTGTCAGTGCAGAGAGAGTCCACAGTCCTGTTTGCGGCAGGGCAAGAGGTTCAACCCCAGCACCTGCAG ttgctaTCGGTTGCCGTGCAGGAGGCCCAGGCGTCTGTGCCTCTCTGGTTTCTACTACAGTACTCATGTGTGCCAGTGCATCCCCAACTACATGAGACCTGAGTGGAATTGA